A single genomic interval of Pomacea canaliculata isolate SZHN2017 linkage group LG5, ASM307304v1, whole genome shotgun sequence harbors:
- the LOC112564971 gene encoding metalloprotease mig-17-like, giving the protein MPQYSVEILVVVDNLAYRQWLEVQSGSNQQDKRHKAAEAVRGYIRSSFAAANLILHGLTEHGLRLDARILDVVVIQGDEAITRRVNNRTLTANDHHVARDFWHWLVRNGYEFDHALLVTGYDLLSGGDSKTEGYAYMGTMCAHDSLSIVENTMNGIFAVVFAHELGHSLGAYHDGDSNDCNATSGFIMNDNDIGLSTRRWSYSSCSAESILGKIRQLSRTVDCISADSTNSAEVEAPYLGQRYSADAICQMTYGSTSYVCRHLYGVGRQETICHIMWCYVNATYCSGIASVDGVVCGAGKRCIAGSCVPFDDVPAEVTDTCYLGDMPHPVWRGQTCSEVIGRSKHSCLDSWYQRFCCRSCQRAHTGNDACPYGDAYSTCSPRHCGTEWDADCCSSCPRA; this is encoded by the exons ATGCCGCAGTACTCGGTGGAAATCTTGGTGGTAGTGGACAACCTGGCTTACAGACAGTGGCTGGAGGTCCAGTCTGGCAGCAACCAGCAGGACAAGCGACACAAAGCAGCCGAGGCTGTCAGAGGTTACATCCGGTCATCTTTCGCAGCCGCCAACCTAATCCTGCATGGGTTGACCGAGCATGGACTTCGTCTGGACGCCAGGATCCTGGACGTGGTTGTCATCCAAGGCGATGAAGCGATCACCCGTCGCGTGAACAATAGAACCCTGACGGCCAACGATCACCACGTGGCGAGAGACTTCTGGCACTGGCTCGTCCGCAACGGTTACGAGTTTGACCACGCCCTGCTGGTCACCGGCTACGATCTGCTGAGCGGCGGCGACTCCAAGACGGAGGGCTACGCCTACATGGGCACCATGTGTGCGCACGACTCCCTGTCCATCGTGGAAAACACCATGAACGGAATCTTCGCGGTTGTCTTCGCTCACGAGCTTGGTCACTCGCTGGGAGCTTACCACGACGGCGATAGCAACGACTGCAACGCCACTTCCGGTTTCATCATGAACGACAACGATATTGGCCTTTCAACCAGGCGCTGGAGCTATTCATCTTGCTCCGCAGAAAGCATTCTAGGAAAGATTCGACAGCTGTCGCGAACAGTCGACTGCATTTCAG CGGACAGCACTAACTCAGCTGAAGTGGAGGCGCCATATCTCGGCCAGCGGTACAGCGCTGATGCCATTTGTCAGATGACCTACGGGAGCACGTCGTACGTGTGTCGTCACCTCTACGGTGTGGGTCGCCAGGAGACTATCTGCCACATCATGTGGTGCTACGTCAACGCCACGTACTGCTCAGGTATTGCCAG CGTTGATGGCGTTGTGTGCGGAGCTGGGAAGCGCTGCATTGCTgggagttgcgtcccttttgATGACGTGCCGGCGGAAGTGACAGACACGTGTTACCTTGGCGACATGCCTCATCCCGTCTGGAGAGGTCAGACGTGTAGCGAGGTGATTGGCCGGTCTAAGCACAGCTGCCTGGATAGCTGGTATCAAAGGTTTTGTTGCCGCAGCTGTCAGAGAGCGCATACCGGAAATGACGCATGTCCCTATGGTGACGCCTACAGCACGTGCTCCCCTCGTCACTGTGGCACGGAATGGGACGCCGACTGTTGCAGTTCTTGCCCTCGAGCGTAG